The following are from one region of the Bacillota bacterium genome:
- a CDS encoding KamA family radical SAM protein: MLKAYKLQISNKEDRFTILKESIYDYSKVKDSIKTGIEDKDKIEDQKQKIIEYLNATKEQWNDYKWQLQNRFTEPKGIIDILGISKDDAEDIIKVGSSYRYAISPYYLSLIDPEDPKCPIKLQSIPSIHELDNRGALDPMAEEDSTPEELITRRYPDRLIIKVTNICGMYCRFCQRRRLIGEFDTHASKAKISKAIEYVRNNEEIRDVLITGGDAFLLSDSEIEWILKELRSIHHVEIIRFGTRTPVTLPQRITKNLVNILKKYHPVYVNTHFNSPREITPDSKRACEMLADAGIPLGNQMVLLKGVNDDPYVVRKLNQSLLKIRVKPYYIFHPKAVKGTSHFWVNIQKGLEIMESLRGRTSGMAIPTYIVNGPGGLGKTPLLPNYLLFIGEDRAVMRNWQGQLFEIENGIG, from the coding sequence ATGTTAAAAGCATATAAATTACAAATAAGTAATAAAGAGGATAGATTTACTATTCTTAAAGAAAGTATATATGATTATTCTAAAGTAAAGGATAGTATTAAGACAGGAATAGAGGATAAAGATAAAATTGAAGATCAAAAGCAAAAAATAATTGAATATTTAAATGCTACTAAAGAACAGTGGAATGACTATAAGTGGCAGCTTCAAAACAGGTTTACGGAACCAAAAGGAATTATAGACATATTAGGTATTTCAAAAGATGATGCCGAAGATATAATTAAAGTAGGTTCAAGCTATAGATATGCAATATCCCCATATTATTTATCCCTTATTGACCCTGAAGATCCTAAATGTCCTATAAAACTGCAATCAATCCCTTCAATTCATGAATTGGATAATAGGGGTGCGCTTGATCCGATGGCCGAAGAGGATTCTACCCCTGAAGAACTAATAACAAGGAGGTACCCTGACAGGCTTATTATAAAAGTGACAAATATATGCGGGATGTATTGCAGGTTTTGCCAAAGACGTAGACTTATAGGCGAGTTTGATACCCATGCTTCAAAGGCGAAAATAAGTAAGGCTATTGAGTATGTCAGAAATAATGAAGAAATCCGAGATGTTTTGATAACAGGCGGAGATGCATTTCTTTTATCAGATTCGGAAATTGAGTGGATACTAAAAGAATTAAGGAGCATACATCATGTAGAGATAATAAGATTTGGCACAAGGACACCTGTAACATTACCCCAGCGGATTACAAAAAACCTGGTAAACATTCTTAAGAAATATCACCCTGTTTATGTTAATACTCATTTCAACAGCCCCAGGGAAATTACTCCGGACTCGAAAAGAGCTTGTGAAATGCTGGCTGATGCAGGTATACCCCTTGGTAACCAGATGGTTCTGTTAAAAGGAGTTAATGATGACCCGTATGTTGTAAGGAAACTAAACCAGAGTTTGTTGAAAATCAGGGTTAAACCATACTATATATTCCATCCTAAAGCTGTAAAGGGGACTTCCCATTTTTGGGTAAATATTCAAAAGGGCCTGGAAATAATGGAATCATTAAGAGGAAGAACATCAGGCATGGCTATTCCGACATATATTGTAAATGGCCCGGGAGGTCTTGGAAAAACACCGCTGCTTCCGAATTACCTCTTATTTATTGGAGAAGATAGAGCTGTTATGAGAAACTGGCAGGGTCAGCTCTTTGAAATTGAAAATGGAATAGGTTGA
- a CDS encoding Gfo/Idh/MocA family oxidoreductase: MGNLGFGIIGCGLISNWHADAILKIEGTRLVGATDVNEHARDAFTKKYNILPFNSVEELLASDDTDIVCICTPSGLHAPLAVKAANAGKHIIIEKPMAITLKEADDVIEACEKNNVKAAVISQLRFTHAIGKLKDAVEKGLLGRLVSGDIYMKFYRSQEYYDRGGWRGTWKMDGGGALMNQGIHGVDIIQHVMGPVKTIFGHTRTLARKIEVEDTACAVVEYKNGALGVIQATTSVYPGLPRRMEVSGDKGTIIVEEDTIVKWDIEGKEIPEDVTLGRTKSGSASNPAAFGVEGHVMQISDMVDAIRNNRKPLVDQYEGRKPVEIILAIYESSRTGKIIELR; the protein is encoded by the coding sequence ATGGGTAATTTGGGATTTGGAATTATAGGGTGTGGGTTGATATCAAATTGGCATGCTGATGCTATTTTGAAAATCGAGGGGACGCGCCTTGTTGGTGCAACTGATGTAAATGAACATGCCAGGGATGCATTTACTAAAAAATATAATATTTTACCTTTTAATTCAGTGGAAGAACTTCTTGCCAGTGATGATACCGATATAGTATGTATATGCACACCAAGCGGCCTGCATGCACCCCTTGCAGTGAAAGCGGCTAATGCAGGCAAGCACATTATTATTGAAAAGCCGATGGCTATAACCCTTAAAGAAGCTGACGATGTAATTGAGGCATGTGAGAAGAATAATGTGAAAGCAGCAGTAATATCCCAACTCAGGTTTACCCATGCCATCGGTAAATTAAAAGATGCTGTTGAAAAGGGTCTGTTGGGAAGGCTTGTATCCGGAGATATATATATGAAGTTTTACCGCTCGCAGGAATACTATGATAGGGGAGGATGGAGAGGAACCTGGAAGATGGATGGAGGAGGGGCTCTGATGAACCAGGGTATACATGGTGTTGATATTATTCAGCATGTTATGGGCCCTGTAAAAACCATTTTTGGACATACAAGAACTCTTGCAAGAAAAATAGAGGTGGAAGATACCGCTTGTGCTGTTGTTGAATATAAAAATGGTGCTCTCGGTGTGATCCAGGCAACTACATCAGTATATCCCGGTTTGCCTCGAAGAATGGAAGTCAGCGGAGATAAGGGTACTATTATAGTTGAAGAAGATACTATTGTAAAATGGGACATTGAAGGAAAGGAAATCCCGGAGGATGTAACCCTGGGAAGGACTAAGAGCGGTTCAGCAAGTAATCCGGCTGCTTTTGGAGTTGAAGGCCATGTTATGCAAATCAGTGATATGGTTGATGCAATAAGAAACAACAGAAAACCTCTTGTTGACCAGTATGAAGGCAGAAAACCGGTAGAAATAATACTAGCCATATATGAATCGTCAAGGACAGGTAAGATAATAGAATTAAGATAA